The proteins below come from a single Roseiflexus sp. RS-1 genomic window:
- a CDS encoding acyl--CoA ligase family protein, protein MKPHADDRFQLLWSDERWTGLPVHRSILSPLMFLERTLRVFPEKTGIVDGDRRLTYAAFGARVYRLANALRRQGVEPGDRVAILCRNASEMLEAHFGVPQIGAILVPINVRLTSDEIAYILDHSGARALIVDAELTPLIAPIRTQLNALEVIVVADVSRRHAGSPTDASTLPGSVDYEEFLSDSSPEPSVYPVDDEDHPISINYTSGTTGRPKGVIYTHRGAYLNALGEIIEVGLRPDSTYLWTLPMFHCNGWCFPWAVTGIGATHVCLPKVEAARVLSLIEAEQVSHFCGAPTVLITLAMECPPGFRFARRLTVVTAAAPPPPAIIQRMEELGATIIHVYGLTETYGPHTVCEWKREWDGLSLEERARLKARQGVGYLHAPELRVVDEEMRDVPADGATLGEVVMRGNNVMKGYYRDEEATRQAFRGGWFHSGDLGVMHPDGYIELRDRKKDIIISGGENISTIEIERVLYQHPLVLEATVIGVPDIRWGETPKAFIILKPGAQMTADEIIAFCRERLAHFKCPKFVEFVESLPKTSTGKIQKFVLREKEWAGYEKRIH, encoded by the coding sequence ATGAAACCGCATGCCGATGATCGCTTCCAATTGTTGTGGTCGGACGAGCGGTGGACCGGTCTCCCCGTTCACCGCTCGATACTCTCGCCGTTGATGTTCCTGGAGCGTACCCTGCGCGTCTTTCCGGAGAAGACGGGTATCGTGGATGGTGATCGGCGACTGACGTATGCCGCGTTTGGCGCGCGGGTCTATCGGCTGGCGAACGCACTGCGTCGGCAGGGCGTCGAACCGGGCGACCGGGTTGCAATCCTGTGCCGGAATGCGTCCGAAATGCTTGAGGCGCATTTCGGCGTTCCGCAGATCGGCGCGATCCTTGTTCCGATCAACGTGCGCCTGACGTCCGATGAGATCGCTTATATTCTGGATCACTCAGGCGCCAGAGCGCTGATTGTGGATGCCGAACTCACGCCGCTCATCGCTCCGATCCGGACGCAACTCAACGCGCTGGAGGTGATCGTCGTCGCGGATGTGTCGCGCCGACACGCTGGCAGCCCGACCGACGCCAGCACACTGCCGGGCAGTGTTGATTACGAGGAGTTCTTGAGCGACTCCAGCCCCGAACCTTCTGTGTATCCGGTAGACGACGAGGATCATCCCATCAGCATCAACTACACCAGCGGTACGACCGGTCGCCCCAAAGGTGTGATCTACACCCATCGCGGGGCGTATCTGAATGCGCTGGGAGAAATCATCGAGGTTGGTCTGCGCCCCGACAGCACCTACCTGTGGACGCTGCCGATGTTCCACTGCAACGGCTGGTGTTTCCCCTGGGCGGTGACCGGCATCGGCGCCACGCACGTCTGCCTGCCGAAAGTGGAGGCTGCCCGCGTTCTGTCCCTGATCGAGGCAGAGCAGGTCAGCCACTTCTGCGGCGCGCCGACGGTGCTGATCACGCTGGCGATGGAATGCCCGCCGGGGTTTCGTTTTGCCCGCCGGTTGACCGTCGTGACAGCGGCAGCCCCGCCGCCGCCGGCAATTATTCAGCGGATGGAAGAACTGGGGGCGACGATCATTCACGTATATGGGCTGACCGAAACCTACGGACCGCATACGGTCTGCGAGTGGAAGCGCGAATGGGATGGGTTGTCGCTCGAAGAACGCGCCCGCCTCAAAGCGCGCCAGGGCGTCGGTTACCTGCACGCGCCGGAACTTCGTGTAGTGGACGAAGAGATGCGCGATGTCCCGGCGGATGGCGCTACGCTGGGGGAGGTGGTGATGCGCGGCAACAATGTGATGAAGGGCTACTACCGCGACGAAGAAGCCACCAGACAGGCGTTTCGCGGCGGGTGGTTCCACAGCGGCGATCTGGGGGTGATGCACCCGGACGGTTATATCGAACTGCGCGACCGCAAGAAGGACATCATCATCAGCGGCGGCGAAAACATCTCGACCATCGAAATCGAGCGTGTGCTCTATCAGCATCCGCTGGTGCTGGAGGCGACGGTCATCGGCGTGCCTGATATTCGATGGGGCGAAACGCCCAAGGCATTCATCATCCTCAAGCCCGGCGCACAGATGACCGCCGACGAGATCATCGCCTTCTGCCGCGAGCGGCTGGCGCATTTCAAATGCCCGAAGTTCGTCGAATTCGTCGAGAGTCTGCCCAAAACATCGACCGGTAAGATCCAGAAGTTCGTCCTGCGCGAAAAGGAGTGGGCGGGCTACGAGAAGCGGATCCATTGA
- a CDS encoding heme-binding domain-containing protein yields the protein MTAYTQQSKATRAGSARRIAAMVLGGFIGVLLIIQFIPYGRDHTNPPVIAEPAWDSPQTRTLFFRACADCHSNETRWPWYSTIAPASWLITRDVMEGRAEFNVSEWGRPDNEGDDAAKTVQNGEMPPWFYLPLHPEASLSPAERQQLINGLLATFGGNLERGDDD from the coding sequence ATGACAGCATACACACAGCAAAGCAAGGCAACCCGCGCAGGCAGCGCGCGACGGATCGCTGCCATGGTTCTGGGAGGCTTTATAGGGGTGCTGCTGATCATCCAGTTCATTCCGTATGGCCGCGACCATACGAATCCGCCGGTGATTGCAGAACCGGCGTGGGACAGTCCGCAGACACGCACGCTCTTCTTCCGCGCCTGCGCCGACTGTCACAGCAACGAAACGAGGTGGCCCTGGTACAGCACTATCGCGCCTGCTTCGTGGCTGATCACCCGTGATGTCATGGAAGGACGCGCAGAATTCAATGTTTCGGAGTGGGGGCGACCGGACAACGAAGGCGACGATGCCGCCAAAACCGTACAGAACGGCGAAATGCCGCCCTGGTTCTACCTGCCGCTCCATCCCGAAGCCAGTCTGTCACCCGCCGAGCGGCAGCAGTTGATCAACGGTTTGCTGGCCACCTTCGGCGGCAACCTGGAACGCGGAGACGACGATTGA
- a CDS encoding ferric reductase-like transmembrane domain-containing protein, with protein sequence MSDEKAARLAAIRAANASRRAATDSDGAVAAPTESEMPTAARKQAPAGSQPGDEAFEDMPPAMALRTLIGMLLAVALGAGVAVFALPAWLPGLSQSLLGAEPKAYWYLSRSSAFVAYILLWLSMVFGLLMTNKLARIWPGGPTAFDLHQHASLLGLAFALFHALILLGDRYIQATLFQVLVPFQYSGYEPLWVGLGQAAFYGLAIVGLSFYVKDRIGRRAWRLIHFLSFAIFVLALMHGIWSGSDSATDLARAVYWGSGGSVLFLTIYRVLVARVKMER encoded by the coding sequence ATGAGTGACGAAAAAGCGGCTCGTCTGGCTGCCATCCGCGCTGCCAATGCGTCCAGGCGCGCGGCAACCGACAGCGATGGAGCGGTTGCCGCGCCGACCGAATCAGAAATGCCGACTGCTGCGCGCAAACAAGCGCCAGCAGGATCGCAACCCGGAGATGAAGCATTTGAGGACATGCCACCGGCGATGGCGTTGCGGACCCTGATCGGCATGCTGCTGGCAGTGGCGCTGGGTGCAGGTGTAGCGGTTTTCGCACTGCCTGCCTGGTTGCCCGGTCTGAGTCAATCGCTGCTGGGGGCGGAACCGAAAGCGTACTGGTATCTTTCGCGTAGCAGCGCGTTTGTTGCATACATCCTGCTGTGGCTCTCGATGGTGTTCGGCTTGTTGATGACAAACAAACTGGCGCGTATCTGGCCCGGCGGTCCCACCGCATTCGATCTGCACCAGCACGCCAGTTTACTCGGTCTTGCGTTCGCCCTGTTCCACGCACTGATCCTGCTTGGCGACCGCTACATCCAGGCGACGCTGTTCCAGGTGCTCGTGCCGTTCCAGTACAGCGGTTATGAGCCGCTATGGGTGGGGCTGGGTCAGGCAGCGTTCTACGGTCTGGCGATTGTCGGGTTGAGTTTCTATGTCAAAGATCGCATCGGACGGCGCGCCTGGCGGCTGATCCATTTTCTCAGTTTCGCCATCTTTGTGCTGGCGCTGATGCACGGCATCTGGAGCGGGAGCGATAGCGCGACCGATCTGGCGCGTGCGGTCTACTGGGGAAGCGGCGGCAGCGTGCTGTTTCTGACCATCTACCGCGTCCTGGTGGCGAGGGTGAAGATGGAACGTTGA
- a CDS encoding FAD:protein FMN transferase — MQSITFRAMGCQMHAFLDSETDDATALIQSVPRWFAEWERILSRFRTDSELSALNRQAGKGWVRVSPTLWEVVNDALVAARMSDGLVTPTVLPVMEMVGYDRDFAQVKNGELVAAPVAAPPPGDWRAIRLDPGRRAVMLPPGMRLDLGGIAKGWAAERAARQLARYGPALVDAGGDIAVRGARVGGEPWMVGVDDPLHPGEHLAILLLSSGGVATSGRDLRRWRQGDVERHHIIDPRTGAPAQTDILAATVVAPSLHEAEVAAKVVMILGRLAGMQWLNARPWLAGLLVTETNDILHTATLDRYRWRERVLEVSHE, encoded by the coding sequence ATGCAGTCGATCACCTTCCGCGCCATGGGATGTCAGATGCACGCCTTTCTCGACAGTGAGACGGATGACGCAACCGCCCTGATCCAATCCGTCCCCCGCTGGTTCGCCGAATGGGAGCGCATCCTGAGTCGCTTCCGCACCGACAGCGAGTTGTCGGCGCTCAACCGGCAGGCAGGCAAAGGTTGGGTGCGCGTCAGTCCGACGCTGTGGGAAGTGGTGAACGATGCGCTGGTTGCCGCGCGCATGAGCGATGGTCTGGTCACTCCGACCGTACTCCCGGTCATGGAAATGGTCGGATACGACCGCGACTTTGCGCAGGTGAAGAATGGCGAGTTGGTCGCTGCTCCAGTTGCCGCCCCGCCCCCCGGCGACTGGCGCGCCATTCGCCTCGATCCCGGACGACGCGCCGTGATGCTGCCGCCGGGGATGCGTCTCGATCTGGGGGGCATTGCCAAGGGGTGGGCGGCTGAGCGGGCGGCGCGACAACTGGCGCGGTACGGACCGGCGCTCGTCGACGCTGGCGGCGATATTGCGGTGCGCGGCGCGCGCGTCGGCGGCGAACCGTGGATGGTTGGGGTTGACGATCCGTTGCATCCCGGCGAACATCTCGCCATCCTGCTGCTGAGCAGTGGCGGCGTTGCGACGTCGGGACGCGATCTGCGGCGCTGGCGCCAGGGAGATGTCGAGCGCCACCATATCATCGACCCGCGTACCGGCGCACCAGCGCAGACCGATATTCTTGCCGCAACCGTGGTTGCGCCCTCACTGCACGAAGCGGAAGTCGCCGCGAAAGTGGTCATGATCCTGGGGCGCCTGGCGGGAATGCAGTGGTTGAACGCCCGCCCGTGGCTCGCCGGTCTTCTCGTAACCGAAACGAATGACATCCTGCACACAGCGACGCTCGACCGGTATCGCTGGCGCGAGCGAGTTCTGGAGGTTTCACATGAGTGA
- a CDS encoding PepSY domain-containing protein, whose translation MKQHTLLGIAAALTAFVLVVIGALVGQMSQTGAPVAADTVIVPTEAPVSAPVALDPTVEALIREREAAYQQALAEANRRLAEANRHLEAANRQIAQQTNQQQSAPAQPTYPISTEQAQTIALSLANGATLTKPAELVRYQGTPAYEVIFDRGAVYVDAQSGAVIASTLTQPQPATTQQGITADQAAQIAIAYRGGGQIKKVKFERERGIDVYEVKFTDGAEVYVAASDGAVVYARLDKAKKEDDDHKDDD comes from the coding sequence ATGAAACAGCATACGCTTTTGGGAATTGCTGCGGCATTGACCGCGTTTGTTCTGGTGGTGATCGGCGCACTCGTCGGGCAGATGTCACAGACCGGCGCGCCGGTCGCTGCCGATACGGTCATTGTACCAACCGAAGCGCCGGTCAGCGCACCGGTTGCACTCGATCCCACCGTGGAAGCGCTGATCCGCGAGCGTGAGGCGGCGTACCAGCAGGCGCTGGCAGAAGCGAACCGGCGGCTGGCGGAAGCGAACCGACACCTGGAAGCGGCGAATCGCCAGATCGCGCAACAGACGAACCAGCAGCAATCTGCGCCAGCGCAGCCGACATATCCGATCTCGACGGAACAGGCGCAGACCATTGCGTTGAGCCTGGCAAACGGGGCAACGCTGACAAAGCCGGCGGAACTGGTGAGGTACCAGGGGACGCCAGCATACGAAGTGATCTTTGATCGGGGCGCGGTGTACGTCGATGCGCAGAGTGGAGCGGTGATCGCCAGTACGCTGACGCAGCCGCAACCGGCGACAACGCAGCAGGGCATCACCGCCGACCAGGCGGCTCAGATCGCCATTGCCTATCGTGGAGGTGGACAGATTAAAAAGGTTAAGTTCGAGCGCGAACGTGGCATTGACGTGTACGAGGTGAAGTTCACCGATGGCGCAGAAGTCTACGTCGCCGCTTCGGATGGCGCGGTTGTCTACGCCCGCCTGGACAAGGCAAAGAAGGAAGACGACGACCACAAGGATGACGATTGA
- a CDS encoding response regulator transcription factor has translation MKVLLIEDDQRLARLIARVLRDEHYQVDMVHDGDTGLEYALRGVYQVAIIDWMLPERDGPSICRAVRAARLPTALLLLTARGQVEDKIVGFDSGADDYLVKPFAFEELLARVRALGRRFSLQPDDSNELRVGDLVLDLRHHTARRGTRPLDLTPTEWNLLEYLMRNAGQALSRQQILDHVWSYDHDVQPQMVDVYIAYLRRKLNASGERDPIVTVRGVGYRLEASRV, from the coding sequence ATGAAAGTTCTCCTGATAGAAGATGATCAACGTCTGGCGCGACTGATTGCGCGGGTGCTGCGCGACGAGCACTATCAGGTCGATATGGTGCACGATGGCGATACCGGGCTGGAGTATGCGCTGCGCGGCGTGTACCAGGTGGCGATTATTGACTGGATGCTGCCGGAACGCGACGGTCCTTCGATCTGTCGCGCTGTGCGCGCGGCGCGCCTGCCCACGGCGCTGCTCCTGCTTACAGCGCGCGGTCAGGTCGAAGATAAGATCGTCGGCTTCGACAGCGGCGCCGACGACTACCTGGTGAAGCCGTTCGCATTTGAAGAATTGCTGGCGCGGGTGCGCGCGCTGGGGCGCCGTTTCTCGCTCCAACCCGACGACAGCAACGAACTGCGGGTCGGCGATCTGGTGCTCGATCTGCGCCATCACACCGCGCGGCGTGGCACGCGACCGCTCGACCTGACGCCGACCGAGTGGAATCTGCTCGAATATCTGATGCGCAACGCAGGTCAGGCGCTTTCCCGCCAGCAGATTCTCGACCATGTCTGGTCTTACGATCACGATGTGCAACCGCAGATGGTCGATGTGTACATTGCCTATCTGCGCCGCAAACTGAATGCGTCGGGCGAGCGCGACCCGATTGTAACCGTCCGTGGCGTGGGGTATCGGTTGGAGGCAAGCCGTGTTTAG
- a CDS encoding sensor histidine kinase, whose protein sequence is MFSGLRLRLTLLYALAALVFVLLIGSGAYLLVARYFSNVTDLALRHKMAHEFHALGAPLPPDLEHADRDWSIIRREVVAIPFVPPEPTRERREREETAYEEDDERPRSLTTPVDAAELAAIAVLPLDASGRLLFNPNNLDLPLNPDQEAFQTALAKGSDLRTITLDDGRRARLLTYRLTRSDGPAALQLVRELSDQDQVLNQLFVGLITLGTFSMALVGATSWWLAGRALRPAQEAWERQQRFIASASHELRAPLTLIRASAEVALRDLPPDESDQRALLHDVLAESDHMRRLVDDLLTLTRLDSGQLTLTKETVDLTALLASIQRQAARLGEQRGVAVELADVGGLMQADAERLQQVVLIALDNALRHTPSGGRITLAATPADRMVQITVADTGSGIAPEHLPHIFDRFYRADPARGRENGNAGLGLSIAKGLVEAMGGRIAVESTVGVGTTVVISLPRAPDRKPAESPEHIPG, encoded by the coding sequence GTGTTTAGCGGATTACGACTGCGCCTGACATTGCTCTATGCGCTGGCAGCGCTCGTGTTTGTGCTGCTGATCGGCAGCGGCGCTTACCTGCTGGTGGCGCGCTACTTCAGCAACGTGACCGATCTGGCGCTCCGGCACAAAATGGCGCACGAATTTCATGCGCTTGGCGCGCCGCTGCCGCCCGATCTGGAGCATGCCGATCGCGACTGGTCGATCATCCGGCGTGAGGTGGTTGCGATCCCATTTGTTCCGCCTGAACCGACGAGAGAACGGCGAGAGCGTGAGGAGACAGCATACGAAGAGGACGACGAGCGTCCACGCTCGCTGACGACCCCGGTCGATGCAGCGGAACTGGCAGCTATTGCCGTCCTGCCGCTGGACGCATCGGGGCGATTGTTGTTTAACCCCAATAACCTCGATCTGCCGCTGAATCCTGATCAGGAAGCCTTCCAGACGGCGCTGGCGAAGGGCAGCGACCTGCGCACGATCACGCTGGACGATGGACGTCGGGCGCGGCTGCTGACCTATCGCCTGACCCGATCCGACGGACCGGCGGCGCTGCAACTGGTGCGTGAACTGAGCGATCAGGATCAGGTGTTGAACCAGTTGTTTGTCGGGCTGATTACGCTGGGAACATTCAGCATGGCGCTGGTTGGCGCGACGAGTTGGTGGCTGGCGGGGCGGGCGTTGCGCCCGGCGCAGGAAGCGTGGGAGCGACAGCAACGCTTCATCGCCAGCGCGAGTCACGAACTGCGCGCTCCACTCACCCTCATTCGCGCCAGCGCCGAAGTTGCGCTGCGCGATCTGCCGCCCGACGAGAGCGATCAACGCGCGTTGTTGCACGATGTGCTGGCGGAGAGTGACCACATGCGCCGCCTGGTTGACGATCTGCTGACCCTCACCCGCCTCGACAGCGGACAACTGACGTTGACGAAGGAAACCGTCGATCTGACCGCCTTACTCGCCAGTATTCAGCGTCAGGCGGCGCGTCTGGGGGAACAGCGCGGCGTGGCGGTCGAACTGGCGGATGTCGGCGGTCTGATGCAGGCGGACGCCGAACGCCTGCAGCAGGTCGTGTTGATCGCACTCGACAATGCCTTGCGCCATACGCCATCCGGCGGGCGGATCACCCTTGCGGCAACGCCGGCAGATCGCATGGTTCAGATCACCGTCGCCGACACCGGCAGCGGAATTGCGCCGGAACACCTGCCGCACATCTTTGATCGGTTCTACCGGGCAGACCCGGCGCGCGGACGGGAGAACGGCAACGCCGGGCTGGGTCTCTCAATCGCAAAGGGGTTGGTAGAAGCAATGGGGGGACGTATCGCCGTAGAAAGCACGGTGGGTGTCGGTACAACCGTCGTGATCTCCCTTCCGCGCGCGCCCGACCGCAAGCCAGCGGAGTCGCCGGAACACATTCCGGGGTAG
- a CDS encoding deoxyribonuclease IV, translating to MKQRRFGAHMSISGGLHTACERGRCAGCDVVQIFSKNQQQWRARPLTDEEIARFKEAQVTEGVPVVMVHDSYLINLAAPGDELWHKSIAAFREELERCALLGIPCLVTHPGAHVGSGEDAGLRRVAAALDLVFETGVGRDVIVLLETTAGQGSSLGRRFEELARIIEYSRHPERLGVCVDTCHIFAAGYDIRTPESYAATIEELDRVIGIARVKAFHLNDSQKELGSRVDRHTHIGEGCIGLEGFRALVNDERFAGLPMVLETPKGDDLADDVRNLATLRSLCNGQSEHDNER from the coding sequence ATGAAACAGCGACGGTTCGGCGCGCACATGTCGATCAGTGGCGGGTTACACACCGCCTGCGAGCGCGGACGATGCGCGGGGTGCGATGTTGTTCAGATTTTTAGCAAGAACCAGCAACAGTGGCGCGCCAGACCGCTGACCGATGAGGAAATTGCGCGCTTCAAAGAAGCGCAGGTTACCGAAGGCGTTCCGGTGGTTATGGTACATGATTCGTATCTGATCAACCTGGCGGCACCGGGTGATGAGTTGTGGCACAAATCAATTGCGGCGTTCCGCGAGGAACTGGAACGCTGCGCCCTGCTCGGCATCCCCTGCCTGGTCACCCATCCCGGCGCCCATGTTGGTTCCGGCGAAGACGCCGGGTTGCGCCGCGTCGCCGCAGCGCTCGATCTGGTGTTCGAGACCGGCGTCGGGCGCGATGTGATCGTGCTGCTGGAAACGACCGCCGGGCAGGGGAGCAGTCTGGGGCGGCGGTTTGAGGAACTGGCGCGCATTATCGAATACTCGCGCCACCCGGAACGTCTCGGCGTCTGTGTCGATACCTGCCACATTTTTGCCGCCGGGTACGATATTCGCACGCCTGAGTCCTACGCGGCGACGATTGAAGAACTCGACCGCGTGATCGGTATCGCGCGCGTCAAAGCTTTCCATCTTAACGACTCGCAGAAAGAGTTGGGCAGCCGGGTTGATCGCCATACCCATATTGGTGAAGGGTGCATCGGGCTGGAAGGGTTTCGCGCGCTGGTGAACGACGAACGCTTTGCCGGTCTGCCGATGGTGCTGGAAACGCCCAAAGGCGACGACCTTGCCGATGATGTGCGCAATCTGGCGACGCTGCGCAGTCTATGCAATGGGCAGTCGGAGCATGACAACGAAAGGTGA
- a CDS encoding DUF5679 domain-containing protein, giving the protein MPVPSGLLIDIAVLIVREVWRSRRRRTLPATARPSTRSRPPARRLSPIGRLLRLAAIVAILWLVWREITRRREALIAARRAVSAPAPPPLAPPAAPPAPAAPPPPAAPGAPESQEETTPPATPPLPAPAAASPPAAPGSPGSPEEATPPTANGDIGAAEHPVPAVAPPAAPGVPESPEEATPPIANGDIGAAEHPAPAAASDDSEAEAQETRNGELIGWCARCREHHPMQRVTYTTNASGRPIARGVCPVCGAGITRFVAWGQREG; this is encoded by the coding sequence GTGCCTGTTCCTTCTGGCTTGTTGATCGACATCGCTGTGCTGATCGTGCGCGAGGTCTGGCGCAGTCGGCGGCGGCGCACTCTGCCAGCAACCGCGCGCCCGTCAACCCGGTCGCGTCCCCCCGCCCGCCGGTTGTCACCCATCGGGCGTCTGCTGCGCCTGGCGGCAATTGTGGCGATCCTGTGGCTGGTGTGGCGGGAAATCACCCGGCGACGGGAGGCGCTGATCGCAGCGCGCCGCGCAGTATCTGCACCCGCGCCACCGCCCCTGGCGCCACCTGCCGCGCCGCCTGCACCCGCGGCTCCGCCGCCACCCGCCGCTCCCGGTGCACCTGAGTCGCAGGAAGAAACGACGCCACCCGCCACTCCGCCTTTACCCGCGCCTGCCGCAGCATCGCCACCCGCCGCGCCCGGTTCGCCTGGGTCGCCGGAGGAAGCGACGCCACCCACAGCGAACGGGGACATCGGAGCGGCAGAGCACCCCGTGCCCGCCGTAGCGCCGCCCGCCGCGCCCGGTGTGCCGGAGTCACCGGAGGAAGCGACGCCACCCATAGCGAACGGGGACATCGGAGCGGCAGAGCACCCCGCGCCTGCTGCAGCGTCGGACGACTCTGAAGCGGAGGCGCAGGAGACACGCAACGGCGAACTGATCGGATGGTGCGCGCGCTGTCGTGAACACCATCCAATGCAGCGTGTAACGTACACAACCAATGCCAGCGGACGCCCCATCGCCCGTGGCGTCTGCCCGGTCTGCGGCGCCGGCATTACCCGCTTCGTCGCCTGGGGGCAGAGGGAGGGTTGA
- a CDS encoding M24 family metallopeptidase, translating to MKSDLDRLMAERNLDAIVVEGPDGLESANPDYNYFVGGRHIPGLIIKKRGEPAMLLHGPWEQNEAEQTGLTLVSLNRWNIREILQQFPDRLEARVEQRRRIFADLGVRGRVGIYGTVRAGPFFALMTRLAQQIDGLEIVAELDRDVISMARLTKDVDEIERMRAVGRKTCAVLQAAVDFIRAGRIDDDCVRGADGAPLTIGDVRRLMLREMAALGLEAPAGMIIAQGRDAGLPHARGDDSMPLRPGQAIVIDMFPREAGGGYFHDMTRTFAIGYAPPELQQAYDEVLGAFTMAMNAFEAGAPTRTYQDMVCAYFEERGHDTIRRTYPIEEGYIHSLGHGLGLEIHEDLSFSSLVDRGDTIEPGAVFTVEPGLYYPSRGFGVRIEDTCYCTPDGRFESLTPFPKELVIA from the coding sequence TTGAAAAGCGATCTTGACCGATTGATGGCGGAACGCAACCTGGACGCCATCGTTGTCGAAGGACCCGACGGCTTAGAGAGCGCCAATCCCGACTACAATTACTTCGTCGGCGGGCGACACATTCCCGGACTGATCATCAAAAAGCGTGGCGAACCCGCCATGCTGTTGCACGGTCCCTGGGAACAGAACGAAGCCGAACAGACCGGGCTGACGCTCGTGTCGCTCAACCGCTGGAACATACGCGAGATTCTCCAGCAGTTTCCCGACCGCCTGGAGGCGCGGGTGGAGCAGCGCCGCCGCATCTTTGCCGATCTCGGCGTCCGGGGGCGGGTCGGCATTTACGGGACGGTCAGGGCAGGTCCCTTCTTCGCACTTATGACGCGCCTGGCGCAGCAGATCGATGGACTGGAGATCGTCGCCGAACTCGACCGGGACGTTATTTCGATGGCGCGGTTGACCAAAGATGTGGATGAAATCGAGCGCATGCGCGCCGTCGGGCGCAAGACGTGCGCAGTGTTGCAGGCGGCAGTCGATTTCATCAGGGCAGGGCGGATCGACGACGACTGCGTGCGCGGCGCCGACGGCGCGCCGCTGACGATCGGCGATGTGCGGCGGTTGATGCTGCGCGAGATGGCGGCGCTTGGATTGGAAGCGCCCGCCGGCATGATCATCGCCCAGGGGCGCGACGCCGGTCTACCGCATGCGCGCGGCGACGACAGCATGCCCCTGCGTCCGGGGCAGGCGATTGTCATCGACATGTTCCCACGCGAAGCGGGCGGGGGGTACTTCCACGATATGACTCGCACCTTTGCGATCGGGTATGCCCCGCCGGAACTCCAGCAGGCTTACGACGAGGTGCTCGGCGCATTTACAATGGCAATGAACGCATTTGAGGCAGGCGCACCGACCAGAACGTACCAGGATATGGTGTGCGCTTACTTCGAGGAGCGTGGTCATGACACGATCCGCCGCACTTATCCGATTGAAGAAGGGTACATCCACTCACTCGGTCATGGGCTGGGGCTGGAGATCCACGAAGACCTGAGTTTCTCATCGCTGGTCGACCGGGGCGACACCATCGAACCCGGCGCGGTCTTTACCGTCGAACCGGGGCTGTACTATCCGAGCCGGGGGTTTGGCGTGCGGATCGAGGATACCTGCTACTGCACACCGGACGGGCGCTTCGAGAGCCTGACGCCCTTCCCGAAGGAGTTGGTGATTGCGTAG
- a CDS encoding PIN domain-containing protein, translating to MSVYLLDTNIWLRAVQRESPHHALAVDALAALLARGGEIVVVAPADVLTE from the coding sequence ATGAGCGTGTACCTCCTCGATACAAACATCTGGCTACGCGCCGTACAGCGCGAATCGCCCCATCACGCGCTCGCCGTCGATGCCCTGGCGGCGTTGCTTGCGCGTGGCGGTGAAATTGTCGTTGTTGCGCCTGCCGATGTGCTGACGGAGTAA